AAGTCCGCTTCGGAATAATTGGTATTATAACTGGACTGTACCACTTTAAAACCTTTTATCTCGTTAAATAACTTTATGATATCATCTACAGATGTCCCATATTCCGGGAAGTTGTTCGCAGAACCGGGTTTCGAGCCTGGTACATCAAGATCCACACCTGCACCTGATTTTACCGCGATATCCCACTCACTGTAATCACTGACTCCGAAATGTTCGAGAACCATAAGGATTGTCGCACTGCCACAAGACCATTCTGCAGTCTGCTGGTAGGTTTTGAACTTACTGATGATGGTAAGCTCGTCATCGGATTTCATGTTATAAAAGTCAGGGTTCACATAATACTTGGAAGCGGCATGATCGCCTGCGTTGTCATAGGCGTCTGCTCCGCCGCTTTCATCAATATTAGTTTTAGGTGCTATTGTGACAGGTTTCGCTTTCTCAACCGACAGCGATGGAGCGGTTGCAGAACTGGTTTTCGTATCAACTGCTGTGATACCTGGGGATTCAACTGTGGCAGCTGGTGATTCAACTGTGGCAGTTGCTGACTTGATAGGCTCAGCGGCGGCCTTCGTTTTTAGGATCTGTCCCGGCAAGATCAAATTAGGATTCTTGATCTGGTTTAGATCAATCAAAGTCTGAATAGAAACATTCTGATCCCTAGCAATTTTCCAAAGCTTATCACCGGATTT
This genomic window from Clostridiales bacterium contains:
- a CDS encoding LysM peptidoglycan-binding domain-containing protein codes for the protein MASWWCQKKRRESMRKALISLLTVILALSFSAGSVFADDYTVKSGDKLWKIARDQNVSIQTLIDLNQIKNPNLILPGQILKTKAAAEPIKSATATVESPAATVESPGITAVDTKTSSATAPSLSVEKAKPVTIAPKTNIDESGGADAYDNAGDHAASKYYVNPDFYNMKSDDELTIISKFKTYQQTAEWSCGSATILMVLEHFGVSDYSEWDIAVKSGAGVDLDVPGSKPGSANNFPEYGTSVDDIIKLFNEIKGFKVVQSSYNTNYSEADLIAKGDYGSPENDWGNLPGTFNSVSLYASDNDPDTENWVDDAKDSYFVKWIVGNLKANRPIMVEWGDWDGHWQAIIGYDTNGTPGIGDDTIIFADPYDTSDHWQDGYYYYPAERWFYMWSDRAVAPKPYQLQPFVIVEPIK